A genomic region of Alistipes megaguti contains the following coding sequences:
- a CDS encoding DUF6259 domain-containing protein, producing MNIRLTTTLCSLAAPFLILPVHAAPQPSTLRNERLQISIDDEGRLVSLKNLETGRDYAGRDYLWRLYYDTPKAKEIEVLAAGQQPRISQNGETITLLYEELKATDFSIRKEVTLDISLRFDITLEGDQIRFASKIENNEPHTIVRELHYPLVGNMPLPEDHKLLLTHTGGQLYDDPKGIILRNSNTSPYKTPAQKFRQMDAKYPTRTVTGGTGGCMASNCFAYVGEREGLYFGSHDLQFQDTGHGLRLYPDGEGGFSRLESGFYKYPQCLSGESWSCSANVIAPYTGTWHQTSKLYRRWADTWWDHREAPLWVQKMRSWQRVIFRHQYGELLFRYTDLPGRIKRVGESVGADAAFTFGWWETGMDHGNPHYNADPAQGGDEGWKQAIAEFKKDGGKVLLYFNGKLIDRESEFYKSGAGREICYRDNTGAEFTEQGTFLGDYNARTFVIADTRSEIWRRMLLEWADRAREYGANSVFYDQLGYGERATNWDLSREFPIPNLRVIADKAEVLKMIRDHNIRFDPEFALGTEWLTDVTAQYCDYIHIYQVTAGRYSFIDWFRYTFPEIIISDREIRDDTDIERRVNNTLLKGLRNDIEIYRCRDLIDKTPHYQSYLAQANEIKRRYEHLLLMGRYRDVEGFTLSAQGIEARAYTHGDGMAIVATRTEAGDPVSGGIEVPGYRFVESSTLGEARVSRNGDRITLGQYDLAVLIYQKEGRP from the coding sequence ATGAACATACGACTGACCACCACCCTTTGCAGCCTGGCAGCTCCGTTTCTGATACTGCCGGTCCACGCCGCACCGCAACCGTCCACCTTGCGCAACGAACGGTTGCAGATCTCGATCGACGACGAGGGCCGCCTCGTCAGCCTCAAGAACCTCGAGACAGGCCGCGACTATGCCGGCCGCGACTATCTCTGGAGGCTCTACTACGATACCCCGAAAGCCAAGGAGATCGAGGTCCTGGCCGCCGGGCAGCAACCCCGCATCTCACAAAACGGGGAGACCATCACGTTGCTCTACGAAGAGCTGAAGGCCACCGACTTCAGCATCCGGAAAGAGGTCACGCTCGACATCTCGCTCCGCTTCGACATCACGCTCGAAGGGGATCAGATCCGCTTTGCCTCGAAGATCGAGAACAACGAACCGCACACGATCGTCCGCGAACTGCACTACCCGCTCGTCGGGAACATGCCACTCCCGGAGGACCACAAGCTGCTGCTCACCCACACCGGAGGGCAGCTCTACGACGATCCGAAGGGCATTATCCTGCGCAACAGCAACACCTCGCCCTACAAGACCCCGGCCCAGAAATTCCGTCAGATGGACGCCAAATACCCGACGCGGACCGTAACGGGCGGAACGGGAGGCTGCATGGCCTCGAACTGCTTTGCCTATGTCGGCGAACGCGAAGGGCTCTATTTCGGGAGCCACGACCTCCAGTTCCAGGACACAGGACACGGACTGCGCCTCTATCCCGACGGGGAGGGAGGCTTCTCGCGGCTGGAATCCGGATTCTACAAATACCCGCAGTGCCTCTCGGGCGAGAGCTGGAGCTGCAGTGCCAACGTCATTGCCCCCTATACGGGCACGTGGCACCAGACCTCGAAACTCTACCGGCGCTGGGCCGACACCTGGTGGGATCATCGCGAAGCTCCGCTCTGGGTACAGAAGATGCGCAGCTGGCAGCGGGTCATCTTCCGCCACCAGTATGGCGAGCTGCTCTTCCGGTACACCGATCTGCCGGGACGCATCAAGCGTGTCGGGGAGAGCGTCGGAGCCGATGCCGCCTTCACCTTCGGGTGGTGGGAGACGGGCATGGACCACGGCAATCCCCACTACAACGCCGATCCGGCACAGGGCGGCGACGAAGGCTGGAAACAGGCCATCGCCGAATTCAAGAAAGATGGCGGCAAGGTGCTGCTCTACTTCAACGGCAAACTGATCGACCGCGAGAGCGAATTCTACAAAAGCGGCGCCGGACGGGAGATCTGCTACCGCGACAATACGGGTGCGGAGTTCACCGAGCAGGGGACCTTCCTGGGCGACTACAACGCCCGAACGTTCGTCATCGCCGACACGCGTTCCGAGATCTGGCGCCGGATGCTCCTCGAATGGGCCGACCGCGCCCGCGAATACGGAGCCAACAGTGTCTTCTACGACCAGCTCGGCTACGGCGAACGGGCCACGAACTGGGACCTGAGCCGCGAATTCCCGATTCCGAACCTGCGGGTCATCGCCGACAAGGCCGAAGTGCTGAAGATGATTCGCGACCACAACATCCGCTTCGATCCGGAGTTTGCCCTCGGCACCGAGTGGCTGACCGACGTGACGGCCCAATACTGCGATTATATCCATATTTATCAGGTCACGGCCGGACGGTACAGCTTCATCGACTGGTTCCGCTACACCTTCCCCGAGATTATCATCTCCGACCGGGAGATCCGCGACGACACGGATATCGAACGCCGGGTAAACAACACCCTGCTCAAGGGGTTGCGCAACGATATCGAGATCTACCGCTGCCGCGATCTGATCGACAAAACCCCGCATTACCAGTCCTATCTGGCACAAGCCAACGAGATCAAGAGACGCTACGAACACCTCTTGCTGATGGGACGTTACCGCGACGTGGAGGGTTTCACGCTCTCCGCGCAGGGCATCGAGGCCCGGGCCTACACCCACGGCGACGGCATGGCCATCGTGGCGACCCGGACCGAGGCGGGAGACCCCGTGAGCGGCGGGATCGAGGTCCCGGGATACCGATTCGTCGAATCGTCGACGCTGGGCGAGGCCCGGGTCTCCCGCAACGGCGACCGGATCACCCTCGGACAATACGATCTGGCGGTGCTGATTTATCAAAAAGAGGGCCGGCCATGA
- a CDS encoding class I mannose-6-phosphate isomerase, whose amino-acid sequence MSFMYNPFPYDDPRAVNRPQLPAEAVGAVVSGTLEAARSLAAELAARLEAAPGKSPVAAFDGYATADWSRMINLLSQQLLQRGIALEAVDFREVLKTEEEIHALIDPLLEWDREKDPTLLYGRIFRGGYEALLDESRAAGFRTRIAGLRSSEGTRRVVVVYGSGCLMPRMRDLYDVRCYFDVTPKESILRIRRGEYANLGDRTARPANQVIRRCYYADFEMAVHLRGELLREGLLDYYLCSDHPDRLELIPRKALEQIFAALALYPFRCKPVYLEGVWGGTYVKKLRNLPDTMRNCAWVFDLIPMEVSVVVEAGSERLEFPFFTFVQREGEALMGAKCVEKFGGYFPIRFNYDDSYHSTGNMSIQVHSGAQYNHDHFDELGRQDESYYVVVAGHHARTFIGFRDDADIDAFIRDIKLADKEYKPVDYLKYVSYEDSKPGLQVMIPAGTVHSSGRNQVVLEIGSLTIGSYTYKLYDYLRPDFDGKPRPIHTWHGERNLVRERRTSWVRQNIVQQPREVRSGEGWAEYIVGEHDLLYFTLRRLEFERSIEDDTRGRFHVLTLVDGERVRIRSLDHPERFFDAEYMDMVVVPADMGRYVIENLRAEPICVHKTMLKDGFDRE is encoded by the coding sequence ATGAGTTTCATGTACAACCCCTTCCCGTATGACGATCCCCGGGCGGTCAACCGCCCGCAGCTCCCGGCCGAAGCCGTCGGGGCCGTCGTCAGCGGGACGCTCGAGGCGGCCAGGTCGTTGGCCGCAGAACTTGCCGCCCGTCTGGAGGCGGCACCCGGCAAGAGCCCCGTGGCAGCCTTCGACGGATATGCCACGGCCGACTGGTCGCGGATGATCAACCTGCTTTCACAGCAGCTGCTGCAGCGCGGCATCGCCCTTGAGGCGGTTGATTTCCGCGAGGTGCTCAAGACCGAGGAGGAGATCCATGCCCTGATCGATCCGCTGCTGGAGTGGGATCGGGAGAAGGACCCCACGCTGCTCTACGGGCGCATTTTCCGCGGCGGTTACGAGGCGCTGCTCGACGAGTCCCGGGCGGCCGGTTTCCGGACGCGGATTGCCGGCCTGCGTTCGTCGGAGGGGACGCGGCGTGTGGTGGTAGTCTACGGCAGCGGCTGTCTGATGCCGCGGATGCGCGATCTCTATGACGTGCGCTGTTATTTCGACGTGACGCCCAAGGAGTCGATTCTCCGCATCCGCCGCGGGGAGTATGCCAATCTGGGCGACCGGACCGCACGTCCGGCCAATCAGGTGATTCGCCGGTGCTACTACGCCGATTTCGAGATGGCCGTGCATCTGCGGGGCGAACTGCTCCGCGAGGGGTTGCTCGACTATTACCTCTGTTCGGACCATCCCGACCGGCTGGAGCTGATTCCGCGCAAGGCTCTGGAGCAGATTTTTGCCGCACTGGCGCTCTATCCGTTCCGTTGCAAACCCGTCTATCTGGAGGGGGTCTGGGGCGGAACCTACGTCAAGAAGCTGCGCAATCTGCCCGATACGATGCGCAACTGCGCCTGGGTTTTCGATCTGATTCCGATGGAGGTCAGCGTCGTGGTGGAGGCCGGTTCCGAACGGCTTGAGTTCCCCTTCTTCACCTTCGTGCAGCGTGAGGGCGAGGCGCTCATGGGGGCGAAGTGCGTCGAGAAGTTCGGCGGATATTTCCCCATCCGCTTCAACTACGACGATTCCTACCACAGTACGGGCAACATGTCGATCCAGGTGCACTCCGGGGCGCAGTACAACCACGACCATTTCGATGAGCTGGGACGTCAGGACGAGAGTTACTACGTGGTGGTGGCTGGCCACCACGCCCGGACCTTCATCGGGTTCCGGGACGATGCCGACATCGATGCCTTCATCCGTGACATCAAGCTGGCCGACAAGGAGTACAAGCCCGTAGACTATCTGAAGTATGTCAGCTATGAGGATTCCAAACCCGGTCTGCAGGTGATGATTCCGGCCGGAACGGTCCACTCGTCGGGGCGGAACCAGGTGGTGCTGGAGATCGGCAGCCTGACGATCGGCTCCTACACCTACAAGCTTTACGATTACCTGCGCCCGGATTTCGACGGCAAACCGCGCCCGATCCATACGTGGCACGGCGAACGCAATCTGGTTCGGGAGCGACGCACGAGCTGGGTGCGGCAGAACATCGTCCAGCAGCCGCGCGAGGTTCGTTCCGGCGAGGGCTGGGCCGAGTATATCGTCGGCGAGCATGATCTGCTCTACTTCACGCTCCGGCGTCTGGAGTTCGAGCGGAGCATCGAGGATGATACCCGCGGCCGCTTCCACGTGCTGACGCTTGTCGACGGCGAGCGGGTGCGGATCCGTTCGCTCGACCATCCCGAACGCTTCTTCGATGCCGAATACATGGATATGGTGGTGGTTCCGGCCGACATGGGCCGCTATGTGATCGAGAATCTGCGGGCCGAACCGATCTGTGTCCACAAGACAATGCTCAAGGATGGATTCGACCGGGAGTAA
- a CDS encoding RagB/SusD family nutrient uptake outer membrane protein yields the protein MKTLKFAIFVLAGSLMVSCSDLDLSPKDSAASGSWFQTAEQFELNLNALLHHSYWPMERNEWTSNEQTELDMLTDDGQNRSAPGRFLIDGVDGTYPLAVRMWDITYTGINRCNKIITEIKKLEGEMDPERYNRIIACARFYRACFYLRIMVHFGDPVVVPEDMDMDSEAGRQAAYELTRSDMWAVVDDMLREFDEIAPLLPVSYGGGEVERATRGAVYGMKARYALHFASIRKWDTIENGGFGDNDEAEAKRLFEQARDAAWSCMQLNAYTLHSDFGELFRMSTKHSPEGIFVIPRSKALSNNSKYQYLYGGATTAKLPRLSGAPTCTTCLPSWYLLCSFLDDQGKPIDESEVYDPHKPFEHRDPRCTYTIVEHGTQHLGVIFDPHFDVTEVYSAREGAMVTNNDSRSYRIAGNSNQYASYNGLVLKKHVDEDWLSPFEAENDKLILRYADVLLMYAEAKIELNEIDDTVLNAMNQVRARAYKVDVTATNSYPAITETDQARLRTILRFERRMEFAFENLRLYDLWRWRIAEKALNRPWIGLPKKDEKLQRAYIDDGMWFHGAVPQVDEDGCVDFMADVAKGDPNFFRGNMYAQILAECKFVAPKSYLWPIPTTTMQVMKNIKENNPGY from the coding sequence ATGAAAACCTTGAAATTCGCAATCTTCGTCCTTGCCGGAAGTCTGATGGTCTCGTGCAGCGACCTGGACCTCTCGCCGAAAGATTCGGCCGCCAGCGGCTCGTGGTTTCAGACGGCCGAGCAGTTCGAACTGAACCTCAACGCCCTGCTCCACCACAGCTACTGGCCCATGGAGCGGAACGAATGGACCTCCAACGAACAGACCGAACTCGACATGCTGACCGATGACGGACAGAACCGAAGCGCTCCGGGCCGATTCCTCATCGACGGCGTCGACGGCACCTATCCGCTGGCCGTGCGCATGTGGGACATCACCTACACGGGCATCAACCGCTGCAACAAGATCATCACCGAGATCAAGAAGCTCGAAGGCGAAATGGATCCCGAGCGCTACAACCGCATCATCGCCTGCGCCCGCTTCTACCGGGCCTGCTTCTACCTCCGGATCATGGTACACTTCGGCGATCCGGTCGTCGTTCCCGAGGATATGGACATGGACTCCGAAGCGGGGCGTCAGGCCGCCTACGAGCTGACCCGTTCGGACATGTGGGCCGTCGTGGACGACATGCTCCGCGAATTCGACGAAATTGCCCCTCTGCTGCCCGTTTCGTACGGCGGAGGCGAGGTCGAACGGGCCACGAGGGGGGCCGTCTACGGCATGAAGGCCCGCTACGCCCTGCACTTCGCCTCGATCCGCAAGTGGGACACCATTGAAAACGGCGGATTCGGAGACAACGACGAGGCCGAAGCCAAACGGCTCTTCGAACAGGCCCGCGACGCCGCCTGGAGCTGCATGCAGCTGAACGCCTATACGCTCCATTCGGACTTCGGCGAGCTCTTCCGCATGTCGACCAAGCACTCGCCCGAGGGAATCTTCGTCATCCCGCGTTCGAAGGCCCTCTCGAACAACTCGAAATACCAGTACCTCTACGGCGGCGCCACAACGGCCAAGCTGCCGCGTCTGTCGGGCGCCCCGACCTGTACGACCTGTCTGCCGTCGTGGTACCTGCTCTGCTCGTTCCTCGACGACCAGGGCAAACCCATCGACGAATCGGAGGTCTACGACCCCCACAAGCCCTTCGAGCACCGCGACCCGCGCTGCACCTACACCATCGTCGAACACGGCACCCAGCATCTGGGAGTCATCTTCGACCCGCATTTCGACGTCACCGAGGTCTACAGCGCCCGCGAGGGAGCCATGGTCACCAACAACGACTCGCGGTCGTACAGAATCGCCGGAAACTCGAATCAGTACGCCTCCTACAACGGGCTGGTGCTCAAGAAACACGTCGATGAAGACTGGCTGTCGCCCTTCGAGGCCGAGAACGACAAACTGATCCTGCGCTATGCCGACGTGCTGCTGATGTACGCCGAGGCCAAGATCGAGCTGAACGAGATCGACGATACGGTCCTCAACGCCATGAATCAGGTCCGCGCCCGCGCCTACAAGGTCGATGTGACAGCCACCAACTCCTATCCGGCCATCACCGAAACGGATCAGGCCCGGCTGCGCACGATCCTGCGCTTCGAACGCCGCATGGAGTTTGCCTTCGAGAACCTGCGCCTGTACGACCTCTGGCGCTGGCGGATCGCCGAAAAGGCACTCAACCGCCCCTGGATCGGACTGCCCAAGAAGGATGAGAAACTCCAGCGCGCCTATATCGACGACGGCATGTGGTTTCACGGAGCCGTACCGCAGGTCGACGAAGACGGATGCGTGGACTTCATGGCCGACGTCGCCAAGGGTGATCCCAACTTCTTCCGCGGGAACATGTACGCACAGATCCTCGCCGAGTGCAAGTTCGTGGCCCCGAAGAGCTATCTGTGGCCCATCCCGACCACCACGATGCAGGTCATGAAGAACATCAAGGAGAACAATCCGGGCTATTGA
- a CDS encoding ROK family protein gives MDSTGSNCRLLFDVGGTFLKAVVADSAGELIPESEFSCPMPSDGSRDEIVGALAASVARGAAFVSSRGQTLGGLGVAFPGPFDFARGIPLMEHKFRQIYGLSLDDLLHGLPETGAEMPIRFMHDVNAALLGEMTRGNARSFGNAALVTLGTGLGFACCLDREIQYAPMGSPRISIFRLPCRGGILEDWVSKRGLLRIHAGRCGCSDPSLTVADLARMAFAGDLPARETFADAGRILARAIGGVLARNRIECLLMGGQISRSFVLMEPVLREELAAVPTLRMIAPAAHIGEAAFYGLLAGLDRLAGVKPDVGIRTVGCGA, from the coding sequence ATGGATTCGACCGGGAGTAACTGCCGCCTGCTCTTCGACGTCGGGGGGACGTTCCTCAAGGCCGTCGTGGCAGACTCTGCCGGGGAGCTGATCCCCGAATCGGAGTTCTCCTGTCCGATGCCTTCGGATGGCTCGCGCGATGAGATTGTCGGGGCCCTGGCTGCTTCGGTAGCCCGGGGCGCCGCCTTTGTCTCGTCGCGCGGCCAGACCCTGGGGGGGCTGGGCGTGGCATTTCCCGGACCCTTTGATTTTGCCCGCGGCATTCCGCTCATGGAGCACAAGTTCCGGCAGATCTACGGCCTCTCGCTGGATGATCTGCTGCACGGCCTGCCCGAGACGGGTGCTGAAATGCCGATCCGCTTCATGCACGATGTCAATGCGGCCCTGCTGGGCGAGATGACGCGCGGCAATGCCCGTTCGTTCGGCAATGCCGCTCTGGTCACACTCGGCACGGGACTGGGCTTTGCCTGCTGTCTGGACCGTGAAATCCAGTATGCTCCGATGGGCTCGCCGCGGATCTCGATCTTCCGGCTCCCCTGCCGGGGCGGAATTCTCGAAGATTGGGTCTCGAAGCGCGGGCTGTTGCGAATCCATGCCGGACGATGCGGTTGCAGCGATCCTTCGCTGACAGTAGCCGATCTGGCACGGATGGCCTTTGCCGGAGATCTTCCGGCGCGGGAGACCTTTGCCGATGCGGGGCGGATTCTGGCCCGGGCGATCGGCGGGGTGCTTGCCCGGAACCGGATCGAATGTTTGTTGATGGGCGGGCAGATTTCACGCTCGTTCGTCCTGATGGAACCGGTGCTTCGCGAGGAACTTGCCGCGGTGCCCACGCTGCGGATGATTGCCCCGGCGGCACATATCGGCGAAGCTGCGTTTTACGGTTTGCTGGCCGGACTGGACCGCTTGGCGGGGGTGAAGCCGGATGTCGGGATCCGCACGGTCGGTTGCGGCGCATGA